The Herbaspirillum sp. RTI4 genome has a segment encoding these proteins:
- the hisS gene encoding histidine--tRNA ligase yields the protein MADIKKIDKIVGVKGMNDILPSDAPMWELFENTVQTVLKSYGFQQIRTPIVEPTALFARGLGEVTDIVEKEMYSFTDSMNGDALTLRPECTASIVRAAIEHNLTYDGPKRLWYSGPMFRHERPQRGRYRQFHQIGAEALGFTGPDIDAELIMLCLRLWDDLGLTDVKLQLNSIGDAAERSQHRIDLIAYFEQHQDLLDTDAQRRLHSNPLRILDTKNPAMQEMVDAAPKLLDYLGAESRAHFDGVQKILNHNNVPFTINPRLVRGMDYYNRTVFEWVTDQLGSQGTICGGGRYDPLIETFGGKPTPACGFAMGVERVLELMKANGEQHQPNQCDVYLVHQGEAAQLQAFVLSERLRNAGLDVVLHCAASNAGGGFKAQMKKADTSGAAFAVILGEDEIAANTATIKHLRDGDGQQSTVAFDAVPDFLVDEIVGASGGDEHVHDAHCHH from the coding sequence ATGGCAGACATTAAAAAAATCGACAAAATCGTGGGCGTGAAAGGAATGAATGACATCCTGCCCAGCGACGCCCCAATGTGGGAACTCTTTGAAAATACCGTGCAGACAGTATTGAAAAGCTATGGCTTTCAACAGATCCGCACGCCTATAGTCGAGCCGACTGCTTTGTTCGCACGCGGCCTCGGTGAAGTGACCGATATCGTTGAAAAGGAAATGTATTCCTTCACCGATTCAATGAATGGCGACGCTCTCACTCTGCGCCCCGAGTGCACCGCGAGTATCGTGCGCGCCGCTATCGAACATAATTTGACCTATGACGGCCCGAAACGGCTGTGGTATAGCGGCCCGATGTTTCGTCATGAACGGCCGCAACGCGGACGCTACCGGCAGTTTCACCAGATCGGTGCCGAAGCGCTGGGTTTTACCGGTCCGGATATTGATGCCGAACTCATCATGCTTTGCTTGCGCCTGTGGGACGACCTCGGTCTGACCGACGTCAAACTGCAACTCAACTCGATTGGTGACGCAGCCGAGCGCAGCCAGCACCGCATTGATCTGATTGCCTATTTCGAACAGCATCAGGATTTGCTCGATACCGATGCGCAGCGGCGACTACATTCGAACCCGCTGCGGATTCTCGATACTAAAAATCCCGCGATGCAAGAGATGGTGGACGCTGCGCCCAAACTGCTCGATTACCTTGGTGCGGAGTCGCGCGCGCATTTCGACGGCGTGCAAAAAATTCTGAATCACAACAATGTGCCGTTCACTATCAACCCTCGTCTGGTGCGCGGCATGGATTACTACAACCGCACCGTATTCGAATGGGTGACTGACCAGCTGGGTTCGCAAGGCACGATTTGTGGTGGTGGTCGTTACGATCCATTGATCGAAACCTTTGGCGGAAAACCCACTCCGGCCTGCGGTTTTGCCATGGGAGTGGAGCGCGTTCTTGAACTGATGAAAGCCAATGGCGAGCAGCATCAGCCCAATCAGTGCGACGTCTACCTGGTTCATCAAGGAGAGGCTGCGCAGTTGCAGGCATTTGTATTATCAGAAAGATTGCGCAATGCAGGGCTGGATGTTGTGCTACATTGCGCAGCGTCAAACGCAGGCGGCGGCTTCAAGGCCCAGATGAAAAAAGCGGATACGAGCGGCGCAGCGTTTGCCGTCATACTAGGCGAAGACGAAATTGCCGCAAACACCGCCACCATTAAGCATCTGCGCGACGGTGACGGGCAACAATCCACGGTCGCATTTGATGCGGTACCGGATTTCCTGGTGGACGAAATCGTTGGCGCCAGCGGCGGCGATGAACACGTGCACGATGCCCACTGCCATCACTAA
- a CDS encoding tetratricopeptide repeat protein: MAFDLDEQEQLASIKDWWRRFGNALTWLLIVALVAYASWSGWNYYQRGQSRQASQLYEEQQKAVAAKDNVKVQRAAGDMEEKFSGTSYAQMSALVAAKSAFDANDAAGAKKQLQWTIDHARDSEYKAIAAVRLAGVLLDEKAYDEGLKVLSGDFPKQFAGIVSDRKGDLLAAQNKNDAARTEYQSALDHTEQKDPARQLIQLKLDAVGGATAKSAA, from the coding sequence ATGGCATTTGATTTAGACGAACAAGAGCAATTGGCATCCATCAAGGATTGGTGGCGGCGTTTTGGCAATGCGCTTACCTGGCTGCTCATCGTTGCGCTGGTGGCGTACGCCTCATGGAGCGGCTGGAATTATTATCAGCGCGGCCAGTCACGACAGGCATCGCAGTTGTATGAGGAGCAGCAAAAAGCCGTTGCGGCCAAAGACAATGTCAAAGTGCAGCGTGCTGCTGGCGATATGGAAGAAAAATTCAGCGGTACTTCCTATGCGCAAATGAGTGCATTGGTGGCAGCCAAGTCGGCTTTCGATGCCAACGATGCGGCAGGAGCCAAAAAGCAACTGCAATGGACGATCGACCATGCCCGTGATTCCGAGTACAAGGCGATTGCTGCTGTGCGTCTGGCGGGGGTTCTGCTGGACGAGAAGGCGTACGACGAGGGTCTGAAAGTGCTGTCGGGAGATTTTCCGAAGCAGTTCGCTGGTATTGTCTCCGATCGCAAGGGGGACTTGCTTGCGGCGCAAAACAAAAATGATGCTGCCCGTACAGAGTACCAATCGGCTCTTGATCACACCGAGCAAAAAGACCCTGCTCGGCAATTGATACAACTGAAACTGGATGCGGTTGGCGGTGCTACGGCGAAGTCTGCAGCTTAA
- the bamB gene encoding outer membrane protein assembly factor BamB: MRNTVKKAAKFSATGMMLTAVVMLSGCSLYSSLFAGKKESNPPTPLTDFKSTETLKTVWSRSVGKSDSFVFSPAFAAGSIYAAAANGNVVRLDVATGAEVWRINAGMSLTAGVGSDGNTTVVVGEKGVVLAFDSNGKERWRAQGPSVVLSAPAVGQELVVVRSMDNHITAYDASTGERRWSAVRAAPALTLRTAPGIAMAAQTAFVALPGGKLSALALNNGGARWEIPVGDPRGTTELERISDVSGMPALIGRDICAVAYQGRIGCFDVANGALRWIKDFSSDVGLGIDERFVFAADEKGAVVEFARDTGAALWRNNKLAYRQLSAPVSFRNTVAVGDYQGYVHFLSREDGAFAARTATDGSAIVANPVAADNIVVFQTQAGTVVALAVQ; encoded by the coding sequence ATGCGTAATACAGTTAAAAAAGCAGCAAAATTTTCTGCGACAGGGATGATGTTGACGGCAGTGGTAATGCTGTCGGGCTGTTCCTTGTACTCATCTCTGTTTGCTGGAAAAAAAGAATCAAACCCGCCTACGCCGCTGACCGACTTTAAATCGACGGAAACGCTCAAGACGGTGTGGAGTCGCAGCGTCGGAAAGTCTGATAGTTTTGTTTTTTCTCCGGCATTTGCCGCTGGCAGCATTTATGCAGCAGCCGCTAACGGGAACGTAGTGCGGCTCGATGTGGCAACAGGCGCGGAAGTGTGGCGTATCAATGCGGGCATGTCATTGACTGCCGGGGTTGGCAGCGATGGTAATACAACGGTAGTCGTGGGTGAAAAGGGCGTTGTTCTGGCGTTTGATTCCAATGGCAAGGAACGCTGGAGAGCACAGGGGCCTAGCGTTGTTCTTTCGGCTCCGGCAGTTGGCCAGGAGCTGGTCGTTGTACGCAGTATGGATAATCACATTACTGCTTACGATGCGAGCACAGGTGAGCGACGCTGGAGTGCCGTACGTGCTGCTCCTGCGCTGACTTTGCGCACTGCGCCCGGCATTGCCATGGCGGCACAAACTGCTTTCGTCGCCTTGCCTGGAGGCAAGCTGAGCGCATTGGCATTGAACAACGGTGGTGCGCGCTGGGAAATTCCGGTTGGCGACCCACGCGGAACTACCGAACTGGAGCGTATTTCCGATGTGTCAGGAATGCCTGCGCTGATCGGACGAGATATTTGCGCCGTGGCCTATCAAGGTCGTATTGGTTGTTTCGATGTTGCCAATGGGGCGCTACGCTGGATCAAAGATTTTTCCAGTGATGTGGGTCTCGGGATTGACGAGCGCTTTGTTTTCGCGGCGGATGAAAAAGGCGCTGTAGTCGAGTTTGCGCGTGATACCGGCGCCGCATTATGGCGCAATAACAAGCTGGCTTATCGGCAGCTGTCTGCTCCGGTTTCCTTCCGTAATACAGTAGCTGTCGGCGATTATCAGGGGTATGTGCATTTCCTGTCGCGCGAAGACGGTGCTTTTGCTGCCAGAACAGCAACTGATGGCAGTGCAATTGTGGCCAATCCGGTCGCAGCCGACAATATTGTCGTTTTTCAAACTCAAGCAGGAA